CCGCTTCCGGCTTTTGCTCACTCAATGGCGCATCACCCACCGACGGCAATTCCACTACGCCTTGATTGAATAGCGGCGTCGTAATCATAAAAATCACCAGCAACACCAGCATGACGTCCAAATACGGAACGACATTGATATTGCTGATGGGGGCGAGGCGTTTGCTCACAGGGTGCGCTGCAAAATGTTGAGATATTGATTGGAAAAATTTTCAAATCGCGCTTCCATTTGTTCCAGTCGCTGAGCAAAATAATTGTAAGCGATGAGTGCCGGAATAGCCGCCAAAAGCCCCATCGCCGTTGCTACTAGCGCTTCGGCAATGCCCGGTGCCACCAACGCTATCGTAGCTTGTGACGTTTGAGTCAGGGAATGAAAAGCGTTGATAATCCCCCACACCGTTCCCAGTAGACCGATATACGGCGATACGCCAGCAACTGTAGCAAGAAATTGCATGTGCCGTCCTAAGTAAACATTTTCGTGTTGGATGGATGTGAGCATTGCTCTCCGTACTCCTTCCAATATTAATTCAACATTTTCACCACTGGTTTCACAGGCTTTTTTGAATTCTTCCTGACCGGCAATGAAAACTTTTGACAGTCCCTGCTTGCCGTAATCGCCAGCTCTGGCACGATTTTCAATAGTGTCCAAATCACCATCGTGCCAGAAATCGTCTTCAAACAAATCACTATCTTCCTCGTAATGACGCAAACCCAATCGCTTGCGTAAAATTTTCCAAACCGTCAAATACAGCAGCACAAATAGAATAAGCAGCACAAACTGTGCCACCGGACTAGCTTTGAGAATAAGCGATAAAAACCCAACATCATTCATAATAATTTAATTTTATCAGCAAGCGTTACTGGTAGGGGAGTCGCTCTGCCATTTTTTACGCACACCACGCGCACAGCTGCCGAAGCAACCGTTTCGCCATCGGCAGCGCGGACAGCAGTTTGCGTAAAATCCACAGAAGCTCCGCCACAGGTAGAAATGGTCGCACTTACTTGCAACATATCATCCAAAAATGCTGGCCGACAAAAATCCAGTGTCATTGTCCGCACCACAAACAAAACGCTTTCCTCTGCCGCTAGGCGACGCAATTCAAAACCCAGTTGACGTAAATATTCGGTTCGGGCGCGCTCAAAAAAGCGCACATAGGCGGCATGATATACCACTCCGCCGGCGTCAGTATCCTCATAATAGACACGCACCGGCAGGATAAACAAATCCATCGTTACTCTGGTTTTTCCCATAATTTCGGGATATTTGCTACCGGCAATCCAAAATGTTTTGCTGCTGCCGGTAGTGCCACGCGCCCACGCGGTGAACGCGCCAAAAACCCTTCTTTGATTAAATAAGGCTCAATAAATGATTCCAGCGTGTCCGCCGTCTCGCCGATAGCCATTGCCAAAGTGTCCACACCAACGGGACCACCACCAAATTTGTTAAGCAACGCATCCAAATAACGCTTATCCATGCTGTCCAACCCAGCGTTATCCACGTCTAGCATAGTCAGAGCCGCCGCTGCCGTTTTGCCGTCAATAATACCGTCACCTTCCACTTCAGCAAAATCTCGGGTACGGCGCAACAGACGGTTAGCAATGCGCGGGGTACGGCGGGCACGACGAGCTATTTCATCAACACCGTCATCTTTAAATTTGATATTAAGAAGGCTAGCGCTACGGTGAACAATGGCACGCATATCGTCATCATTGTAATATTCCAAACCACAAACGATGCCAAAACGATCACGTAGAGGTGCCGTCAACCGCCCTGGACGGGTGGTAGCACCAATTAACGTAAACCGCGGCAAATCCAGTCGCACAGAACGCGCCGTAGGACCTTCACCGATAATAATGTCCAAACGAAAATCTTCCAGTGCCGAATACATGGTTTCCTCAATAGCTGGATGCATGCGGTGAATTTCATCAATAAACAGCGTGTCGCCGGCGGTAAGAGAAGTCATCAAAGCAGCTATGTCACCGGCACGCTCTAACGCTGGGCCGGTAGTAGAATGCAACGTACCACCCGATTCGGCGGCAATAATCATTGCCAACGTTGTTTTGCCAAGCCCCGGCGGCCCAAACAACAACACATGGTCTAATGCTTCGTCGCGTTTTTTGGCCGCCGCAATAAAAACTTCCAGTTGCCGTTTAGTTGACGGTTGACCGACATATTCGTTAAGCGAGGTCGGACGTAGGGCAGCGTCGGGGAAAGATTCGGGCGGAACGAAGGACGGAGAGGTAGCAGCGGGCGGCTTGGCGGACACATTAGTATTTTCCCACATTGCGCCAGCGGTTTTATGACACTTTATTGATGATATGATATTCTTATCCAAATTTGACAACAATCAGGAGTAGTTCATGCAAGTCAAAGACATTATAAAAACAAAAAAACGAGCAGGGCAGATATTGTCGGTTTCTGTCGAAGATCTCGTCACTAAAGCCGTTGATATCATGGTAACAAACGACACTGGCTCGGTAGTGGTGTACGACGGAGATCAATTTGTCGGCATGGTAACTTTTCGCGAAGTGCTCAACACGCTGCACGAAAAAGGTTACGAATCTGGTTCCTGCACATTGTGCGGCGACATCATAGACAAAGAACATTCTTCCTGTGCCACACCCGATGATAGTGTGGAGCAACTACGCAGCTTGATGATTGATAATCACATTCGCTATCTACCAGTGGTACAAGACGGCAGTTTGACCGACATTGTGTCGTTTTACGATGTAGCCCGTAGCCTTGCCAAACAAATTAATTATGAAAATCGCCTGCTCAAAGAGTACATCCGCAATTGGCCAGAACAAGAAAACGATAACGAGTGACAACACCGCGCGCTGAGCGCATAGAGCGTGTGCGCAAAGCTCTGCTTAATGCTGGGTTACACACCCAGATACGAGCATTGCAAGACAATACGGCCACTGCGGCACAGGCAGCAGAAGCACTGGAATGTACTGTCGGTGAAATCGCCAAATCCTTGATGTTTCGTCGTGTAACCGATGACAGCCCGGTACTAGCGGTATTGTCGGGCGTAAATCGCGTAGCGCCAGATAAATTGGCAAAAACAGTAGGCGGCACGGTTACTAAAGCTGACGCTGCATTTGTTAAACAACACTCCGGTTTTGAAATTGGCGGCGTGCCGCCGCTGGGACATCTAACAGCGTTTCCAGTAGTGTTTGATGAAAAATTACGCCGTTACGCCGTTGTGTGGGCAGCGGCGGGGTCAGCATATGCCGTATTTCCGGCGGCAGCCGATGAATTAGCAAAAGCTGCCGGCGCTGTTGTGGCGGATATTGCGGAAGATTAAGCCAACGACCTGACCACTGATGTCAAGTGCCTGTGCCACCGTTGTCTTCACACTCTGAATAATTCTTGAAACTAAAATTACTCAGACACGGCATTCCTTGATATTCTTGGTGTTATGCAAACATTTCCTCCAAAAACTTCGGCTTGTGATAAGATAAATGTGGAAAGAGATTAGAGGAAATATCCTATGAAAAAAACACTCGCGGTAATGTTTACATTGCCGATGCTCTTGTCTTCACTAGCAATACCTGTGCTGGCAGATAACGTTGCCGAAGGCAAAAAAATTGCTTTTCAACGACGCGGTACTAGTGGCGTCGGCAATTGCCTCGCCTGTCATGCCATCGCTGACGGCGAATCACCAGGCAACATGGGACCACCGCTCGTTGCCATAAAAGCGCGTTTCCCCAATCGCAATGATTTGCGAGCGCGACTATACGACCCCACCGTAGCCAATCCCATTTCGGCAATGCCTCCATTTGGCAAGCATGGCATCTTAACTGATGAAGAAATTGAAAAAGTTATTGACTATCTCTACACCCTGTGACAGGAGAATAATTATGCAACGACGATTATTTTTACAAGCCGGCGCATGGATGGCTGGAGTTTTGGCTGTGTTGCCACAAAAAGCTTTGGCGGCGTGGCCAACACAAGCTTTCAAGAGCACAAAAATGCAAGAAAGCATCAAAGCTCTCTACGGCACTGAAGATTATGCCGTTAGTGATGCGGTGCTTTTTAAAGCTCCCGAAATTGCCGAAAACGGCGCCGTAGTGCCCATATCAGTCAAATACGACGGCCCAGTCAAAAATATCGCTATTTTTGTAGAGGAAAATCCGGCACCCTTAGTTAGTTCCTTTGATATGAGTACCAAGTCTGTCGCTAACATTTCTACCCGAATCAAAATGGGCAAAGGTTCCAAAGTGCACGCTATTGTGCAAACAGCAGACGGCAAGCTTATCGGCGCAGTTAAAGAAGTCAAAGTAACCATCGGCGGTTGCGGCGGTTAATGATTGCGCACTAAACGAGGAGAATATAATGAAAGTCAAAGCAAAAATAAAAGATAATGCGGTGGAAGTCAAACTCATCGCCAAACACCCAATGGCATCAGGACAGGTAAAAGACAAAGAAGGCAAAATTATTCCCGCCCACTATATTGAACAGCTAACGGCGACAGTTGACGATGAAATTATTTTTACTGCTAATTTGGGACCTGCGGTTTCCAAAAACCCTTACTTGAAGTTTTATTATCAGGGTAGTAGCGGTGATGAAATTATATTGCACTGGAAAGACAACAAAGGCGAGGAAGTTAGCACTAAGGCGACAGTTAAATGACCGCTATTAATAGACTAAAAGCGGCAGTGTTGGCGGTGGCATTAGCAACAGGGATGCCGGTGGCATCTGCCGCACCACAAGATCAACCAGAAAAAGACCGCGCGGCTTTTGTTAAATATTTCCAAACACATTTTCCCGACGTGCCGCTTGATGATTTTGTCAATGGCGTATACGCTATTGACCAACAGGCTCGAGAACAATGGGAACAGATTGAAGAGTTTCCACCTTACGAAGAAGCCATTGAAAAAGGCGAAGCACTTTATCACACACCGTTTGCCAACGGCAAGGGCTATCCCGACTGTTTTGGTGACGGCAAAGTACGGCACAACTATCCCTATTTTGACGACAATGCCGGAGAGGTGGTCACTTTGGAATGGGCAATAAACCAATGTCGCGAAACGAACGGCGAAACGGCACTAAAATGGGAACGTGGCGGTATCACGGCACTTTCCGCATATATGGCTCACGTGTCGCGGGGAGCGCGTTTTGATATTAAAGTTCAAAGCGAGGCGGCTCTAGCGGCATACGAAGAAGGCAAACGCTTTTATTATTCCAAGCGCGGCTATCTCAATAACTCTTGCGCCACTTGTCACGTGCAAGGGGCAGGAACAAAGGTACGCACCGAAGTATTGCATCCGGCATTGGGCGAAGTTACACACTGGCCGAATTTTCGCCTGAAGTGGGACCACATCGCCACATTGCACAAACGCATTCGCGCTTGTCACCGCGATCAGGGAGCCAAGCATTTCAAAGCACAATCATCGCCGTATCGCAATGTGGAATATTTTATGACTTTCATGAGCAACGGCTTACCCGTTAATGGCCCAGGAGTAAGAAAATGACAATACTGAAAAAAACAGTAACGACGGCAATCTTTTTACTTCTTATCGCACCCGCTCAAGCGGCAAATGAAGCAGAAATTGGCGCGCTCATTGAAGAAGCTGAAACTCTCCGTCAACAAGCAGCAAGTGTAGACTTTGAATGGCGTTATACAGCCAAGCGCATTAAAGGCGCAACCGAAGCGTTAGCCGCCGGCAAGTTGGAAGAAGCTCAGAAACTCGCCGCCCGCGCCAAACGGGAAGCGGAACTGGCTATTGAACAGGCGGAAAAAGCAAAAATCGTTTGGAAGTTGGCTGTTCCTCAATAAACCCGTAAATGATGTTTTTTCGCGCTACCCGACTGTCGTTACCGTTTGTTTGCTTTCCTCCGTTGCCGTTGCCGAATCACTTTATTCTGAATGGCAGCAACGCGACATTAAAGCACTGTCCAACAAAGCAATTGAAGACTATTCATCTGGCAACGGCATGGGTTTTGCGCTGGAGCGGAATTAAATCATTATCCTGGCCCGCGCCATATTTTGGCGCTTACCGAGCGTCTTGCGCTTTCGCCGGCACAAGAAAAAGAAATACAACTGCTGGGGGGCACAAATGACGGAAGGGGCTCAAGCACTAGGTCAACCTCTTATCACTAAAGAAATAGCGTTGGATATACTCTTTTCAACTACCGCGGCTAATGAAAAATCTCTAGCCGAGCTGGTTTTACAAATTGCCGATTTGCAAGGTAAGCTACGTCTTACACATTTAATGTATTACTTACGCACAAAAAACATTCTTTCCGTCGCGCAGATTAACCGTTATGATGAACTGCGAGACTACGGCGAGCATTCATCAGGTCATAACCACAACGAGCGCGTGCATTGAGTTCACGACGGGAATTTTTGCAACTGCTAGCGGCAGCTGGCGCGGTGGGTATGCTACCAACGGCACGGGGAGAAGGTCACAGTGACTTGTATGATGTGGCGACTTATGGTGATGTGCGATTGTTGCATACCTGCGACATTCACGCACAACTTTCACCGATCTACTTTCGCGAGCCGCATGTCAATCTAGGGTTACACAGCGCACGCGGCAAACCTCCACATTTGGTGGGTGACGCATTTCTAAAATATTACAACATTGCCTCCGGTAGCCCACTAGCGCATGCGACCACCTATTTAGGCATGGAAGAATTGGCCGCACGCTATGGAAAAGCAGGTGGCCTGGCACACTTGGCGCATTTGATTCGGCAACTGCGCGAATCTTATGGCACTGACAAAACAATGCTTCTAGACAGTGGCGACATGTGGCACGGCTCAGCAACTGCGCTTTATACAATGGGCGCCGACATGGTGGAAGCTGCTAACCTGCTTGGTATAGACGTTATAACTGGTCACTGGGAATTTACCTATCCAGCTGAAACGCTGCGGACGCGAATTAAAGAATTCAACGGCGTTTTCTTAGCACAAAATGTATTCGTCAAAGAAGATGCTTTATTTGAAGGCGCCGAGGCTTATGACGAAGACAGCGGCTTAGCGTTTCAACCGTGGGTGATGCGCGAACTTGGCGGACGCCGTATTGCCGTTATCGGACAGGCTTTTCCATACACTCCGATTGCCAATCCACAACGTTTTATTCCAGACTGGACATTTGGAGTGCGCCGCACTGAGCTACAAACGCAAGTTGAGCACATTCGTGCTAATGAAAAACCCGATGCCGTGGTACTACTTTCACACAACGGAGCTGATTTAGACGCACAAATTGCCGCTGATGTGCGTGGGATTGATTTCATATTGGGAGGGCATACGCACGATATATTTTGCCAACCAAGACGTATCGACAATACGATGGTATTCAATAGCGGCTGTAGCGGCAAATTTGTTGGCTGTTTAGACATCGCTTTTGACAGCAATGGCATAAGCGATTTTCATTATCATTTGTTACCCGTGTTCGCAAATGCCTTGCCAACGGATAGAACGATGGCGGCACATATTGAAACCGTACGCACACCATACGCCGCCGCACTAGGAGAAAAGTTAGCGATAGCGGATGAAACACTGTACCGACGTGGTAACTTTAACGGCACCATGGACCAAGTAATTTTAGACTCACTCCGGTCACATTATGACGCACAAATCGCTCTGTCGCCGGGTTTCCGCTGGGGACCGAGTGTGCTAGCAGGCGATGCCGTGCGCATGGAAGATGTAATGAATGTTACCGCAACAACATATCCCGAAACTTACGTTCGTGAAATGCACGGCGAGGAACTCAAAACTATTTTAGAAAGCGTCGCCGATAACTTATATCATCCTGATCCTTACTATCAGCAAGGCGGTGACATGGTGCGGGTAGGCGGTATGGACTACACACTAGAGCCGACATCGACATTTGGCACACGCATTGCCGACATGCGTCTAGATTCCGGCAAATCCATTGAAGCTAACAAACGCTATACCGTAGCTGGCTGGTCAACCGCCAATCCATCCGACGGTCCGCCAATGTGGGAAATTATGGCCAGCTATCTACGCACACAAAAAACTATCAGTGTGAAAAAAGTAAATTTGCCCAAACTTAAAGGCGTTGCCAACAATTCCGGTATTGCCGATTACCCGAAAAATTTGCTGGTAACATAGCGCCACCGAAAAACACCCGCCGAAAATAACATCGTCTGTTACTTGCTGGTTTCCCACAATTGGATGGCTAAAAATACCGAATGGTATTAGGCACGGTTAATTTTTTGCTAAACCGCAATTTCAGTAAGAGCACAACAATAGCAGAAACTTTCAACGCACATATCATTGTTTTTTTGATTTTCTCCGAATTTGTGCCCAAAATACCATAAAAAAGACCCACGCACACAAATGCGTGGGTCCTATCAAAGGAAAAATAAGCTTGATGCCTACATATCCATACCGCCGGGCATTGGCGGCGGTGGGGTTTCCTTCTTTGGCAATTCCACCACCGAGCAATCGGTGGTTAGTAACAAACCGGCAATAGACGAAGCATTTTGCAATGCCGAACGAGTGACCTTGGTTGGGTCAATAATTCCCATCCTCACCATATCGCCATATTTGCCAGCGGCAGCATTGTAACCATGGTTACCACTACCTGCACGCACTTCATTCACCACCACCGACGATTCTTCGCCAGCGTTGTTGACAATAGCACCCAACGGCGCTTCTAAAGCACGCAAAACAATACGCACTCCGGCAGCTTGGTCATCATTGTCGCCTTTGATTTTAGCAACGGCGCTCTGACAGCGAATTAATGCCACACCACCGCCAGGAACAATGCCTTCTTCCACCGCAGCACGAGTAGCATGCAAAGCATCTTCTACACGCGCTTTCTTTTCTTTCATCTCCACCTCGGTCGCGGCGCCAACTTTGATAACTGCCACGCCACCAGACAACTTGGCAACGCGCTCTTGCAATTTCTCGCGGTCATAGTCGCTTGACGTATCTTCAATCTGCTGGCGAATGGATTCCACGCGAGCAGTAATGTCTTTTTTGCCACCTTTTCCGTCAATAATAGTGGTTTCCTCTTTACCAACTTCCACGCGCTTAGCTTGACCCATATCTTCCAGCGTTGCTTTTTCTAAAGATAAGCCAACTTCTTCGGAAATCACGCGTCCTTTGGTAAGAATAGCAATATCTTCCAGCATAGCCTTGCGACGATCACCAAAGCCAGGGGCTTTGACGGCACAAACCTTGATGGTACCACGCATGTTGTTCACTACTAGAGTGGCCAACGCTTCGCCGTCCACCTCTTCAGCAATAATCAACAATGGCCGACCTGTTTTGGCAGCCTGCTCCAGAACCGGCAAAATGTCGCGGATAGCAGAGATTTTTTTGTCGTGTACTAAAATTAATGGATTGTCCAGCACAGCCATTTGCCGTTCTGGCGTATTGATGAAATAAGGTGAGCTGTAACCACGGTCAAACTGCATGCCTTCTACCACTGACAATTCGTTTTCTAGTGCCGAACCATCTTCAACAGTAATAACACCTTCTTTGCCGACTTTGTCCATCGCTTCAGCAATAATTTCTCCTACTTTATTGTCAGCATTGGCCGAAATAGAAGCAACCTGCGCAATTTCTGTGCGGGTGCGACAATCTTTGGAGATTTTCTTGAGATTGTCAGTAACGGTTGACACAGCACTATCAATGCCGCGCTTCAGATCCATTGGATTCATGCCCGCCGCCACATATTTCATGCCTTCTCGCACCATTGCATGGGCCAGCACGGTAGCTGTGGTAGTGCCATCGCCGGCAACGTCGGAAGTCTTAGAAGCGACTTCTTTAACCATTTGTGCACCCATATTTTCTAGCTTGTCTTCCAGCTCAATTTCTTTAGCAACTGACACACCGTCTTTGGTAATGGTTGGCGCACCAAACGAACGCTCAATAACAACGTTGCGTCCTTTGGGTCCCAACGTCACGCGGACTGCTTGGGAAAGCGTTTCCACGCCTTTTAGAATATTGCGCCGCGCCTCTTCGGAAAATTTAATCTCTTTTGCAGCCATGTTTTAGGTTCTCCTTATAATTTTTTAATAGGCAAAGGCAACAATTATTTCTTGCCTTTGGACACTTCAATAACAGCCATCACGTCATCTTCACGCATGACCAACAATTCTTCGCCGTCAACTTTGGCGGCGGTGCCGGCATATTTGCCAAACAGCACACGATCACCAACGGCAACATCCAGCGGACGCTTACTACCGTCTTCTAGAATTTTTCCATTACCAACAGCAAGAATTTCTCCTTGGTCGGGTTTTTCTGCTGCCGCATCGGGAATAACAATTCCGCTTGCAGTTTTGCGCTCTTCCTCAATGCGACGCACCAACAGGCGATCATGCAGAGGACGAATTCTTGTCTTGCTCATAAAAAGGCTCCTTTTTGTTTTGAAATAATGCTTATCATTTTTTTTGTTAGCACTTCTCTTACACGAGTGCTAATAAAACGTATTATAGGGATGCTACTGTTGTTTTTCAAGCCCTCCTATTGTTCCATAACCTATCCTTTTGAGACAACCAACAATTGCCGTCTTAAACTGAGTAAAAAAATGAATTCCGTATCGCAATCACAAAAAGCCTTTCCTCACCACTACACGTTGATTAGTAATGGTAACTGTTATTGTCGACAGATTTATTTAATTCGGTAGCCTAATCTTAAGCGTTGCAAAAAGACGAAAAAATACCGTTCCCAGTAAAATCTTTAGTTTCCTTGATATTTAAATTCATCTCGTCACA
This genomic interval from Candidatus Persebacteraceae bacterium Df01 contains the following:
- the tolQ gene encoding protein TolQ, which gives rise to MNDVGFLSLILKASPVAQFVLLILFVLLYLTVWKILRKRLGLRHYEEDSDLFEDDFWHDGDLDTIENRARAGDYGKQGLSKVFIAGQEEFKKACETSGENVELILEGVRRAMLTSIQHENVYLGRHMQFLATVAGVSPYIGLLGTVWGIINAFHSLTQTSQATIALVAPGIAEALVATAMGLLAAIPALIAYNYFAQRLEQMEARFENFSNQYLNILQRTL
- the soxX gene encoding sulfur oxidation c-type cytochrome SoxX, producing MKKTLAVMFTLPMLLSSLAIPVLADNVAEGKKIAFQRRGTSGVGNCLACHAIADGESPGNMGPPLVAIKARFPNRNDLRARLYDPTVANPISAMPPFGKHGILTDEEIEKVIDYLYTL
- the groL gene encoding chaperonin GroEL (60 kDa chaperone family; promotes refolding of misfolded polypeptides especially under stressful conditions; forms two stacked rings of heptamers to form a barrel-shaped 14mer; ends can be capped by GroES; misfolded proteins enter the barrel where they are refolded when GroES binds), with the translated sequence MAAKEIKFSEEARRNILKGVETLSQAVRVTLGPKGRNVVIERSFGAPTITKDGVSVAKEIELEDKLENMGAQMVKEVASKTSDVAGDGTTTATVLAHAMVREGMKYVAAGMNPMDLKRGIDSAVSTVTDNLKKISKDCRTRTEIAQVASISANADNKVGEIIAEAMDKVGKEGVITVEDGSALENELSVVEGMQFDRGYSSPYFINTPERQMAVLDNPLILVHDKKISAIRDILPVLEQAAKTGRPLLIIAEEVDGEALATLVVNNMRGTIKVCAVKAPGFGDRRKAMLEDIAILTKGRVISEEVGLSLEKATLEDMGQAKRVEVGKEETTIIDGKGGKKDITARVESIRQQIEDTSSDYDREKLQERVAKLSGGVAVIKVGAATEVEMKEKKARVEDALHATRAAVEEGIVPGGGVALIRCQSAVAKIKGDNDDQAAGVRIVLRALEAPLGAIVNNAGEESSVVVNEVRAGSGNHGYNAAAGKYGDMVRMGIIDPTKVTRSALQNASSIAGLLLTTDCSVVELPKKETPPPPMPGGMDM
- the groES gene encoding co-chaperone GroES; translated protein: MSKTRIRPLHDRLLVRRIEEERKTASGIVIPDAAAEKPDQGEILAVGNGKILEDGSKRPLDVAVGDRVLFGKYAGTAAKVDGEELLVMREDDVMAVIEVSKGKK
- a CDS encoding YbaK/EbsC family protein, yielding MTTPRAERIERVRKALLNAGLHTQIRALQDNTATAAQAAEALECTVGEIAKSLMFRRVTDDSPVLAVLSGVNRVAPDKLAKTVGGTVTKADAAFVKQHSGFEIGGVPPLGHLTAFPVVFDEKLRRYAVVWAAAGSAYAVFPAAADELAKAAGAVVADIAED
- the soxZ gene encoding thiosulfate oxidation carrier complex protein SoxZ, whose protein sequence is MKVKAKIKDNAVEVKLIAKHPMASGQVKDKEGKIIPAHYIEQLTATVDDEIIFTANLGPAVSKNPYLKFYYQGSSGDEIILHWKDNKGEEVSTKATVK
- a CDS encoding CBS domain-containing protein; the protein is MQVKDIIKTKKRAGQILSVSVEDLVTKAVDIMVTNDTGSVVVYDGDQFVGMVTFREVLNTLHEKGYESGSCTLCGDIIDKEHSSCATPDDSVEQLRSLMIDNHIRYLPVVQDGSLTDIVSFYDVARSLAKQINYENRLLKEYIRNWPEQENDNE
- the soxB gene encoding thiosulfohydrolase SoxB; this encodes MSSRREFLQLLAAAGAVGMLPTARGEGHSDLYDVATYGDVRLLHTCDIHAQLSPIYFREPHVNLGLHSARGKPPHLVGDAFLKYYNIASGSPLAHATTYLGMEELAARYGKAGGLAHLAHLIRQLRESYGTDKTMLLDSGDMWHGSATALYTMGADMVEAANLLGIDVITGHWEFTYPAETLRTRIKEFNGVFLAQNVFVKEDALFEGAEAYDEDSGLAFQPWVMRELGGRRIAVIGQAFPYTPIANPQRFIPDWTFGVRRTELQTQVEHIRANEKPDAVVLLSHNGADLDAQIAADVRGIDFILGGHTHDIFCQPRRIDNTMVFNSGCSGKFVGCLDIAFDSNGISDFHYHLLPVFANALPTDRTMAAHIETVRTPYAAALGEKLAIADETLYRRGNFNGTMDQVILDSLRSHYDAQIALSPGFRWGPSVLAGDAVRMEDVMNVTATTYPETYVREMHGEELKTILESVADNLYHPDPYYQQGGDMVRVGGMDYTLEPTSTFGTRIADMRLDSGKSIEANKRYTVAGWSTANPSDGPPMWEIMASYLRTQKTISVKKVNLPKLKGVANNSGIADYPKNLLVT
- the ybgC gene encoding tol-pal system-associated acyl-CoA thioesterase, with the protein product MGKTRVTMDLFILPVRVYYEDTDAGGVVYHAAYVRFFERARTEYLRQLGFELRRLAAEESVLFVVRTMTLDFCRPAFLDDMLQVSATISTCGGASVDFTQTAVRAADGETVASAAVRVVCVKNGRATPLPVTLADKIKLL
- the soxY gene encoding thiosulfate oxidation carrier protein SoxY → MQRRLFLQAGAWMAGVLAVLPQKALAAWPTQAFKSTKMQESIKALYGTEDYAVSDAVLFKAPEIAENGAVVPISVKYDGPVKNIAIFVEENPAPLVSSFDMSTKSVANISTRIKMGKGSKVHAIVQTADGKLIGAVKEVKVTIGGCGG
- the soxA gene encoding sulfur oxidation c-type cytochrome SoxA, encoding MTAINRLKAAVLAVALATGMPVASAAPQDQPEKDRAAFVKYFQTHFPDVPLDDFVNGVYAIDQQAREQWEQIEEFPPYEEAIEKGEALYHTPFANGKGYPDCFGDGKVRHNYPYFDDNAGEVVTLEWAINQCRETNGETALKWERGGITALSAYMAHVSRGARFDIKVQSEAALAAYEEGKRFYYSKRGYLNNSCATCHVQGAGTKVRTEVLHPALGEVTHWPNFRLKWDHIATLHKRIRACHRDQGAKHFKAQSSPYRNVEYFMTFMSNGLPVNGPGVRK